In candidate division KSB1 bacterium, the following are encoded in one genomic region:
- a CDS encoding sodium:alanine symporter family protein produces the protein MSDFAATISDFIWGPWTIALLVLVGIAMTVFSRAIQIRKFGLAIRLIMKGELKRDHTQEERGEISPFQALTTAMAATIGNGNIAGVATAIAIGGPGAAFWMVVMAPLGMATKFAEVFLAVKYRIESKDGTLLGGPMVYLEKGAGLPVLGLIFAICASLGAIGGGNLAQANSVALVMFTEFGISKWITGLILTMLLASVVLGGIKRIGQVAERLVPSMVVLYVFGVIIILVANIENLPDAIKLIFSSAFTPVAAVGGFAGSTIARTIEYGIRRGVISSEAGLGSAGIAHSAAKTSNPMRQGIIAMMGVFIDTIIVCMATASVVVITGVWSNGEMSTAMVASAFNANIPYGGILVAICSLLFGFTSLVAWAYYGEQALRYVMKGAHIGTIYRLSWCVLAFIGSVYGVKIIWDISDFLIGLMVIPNVVGLVFLGRQIRLGVKEPHNL, from the coding sequence ATGTCAGATTTCGCGGCAACTATTTCGGATTTTATCTGGGGACCCTGGACAATTGCGCTGCTCGTTCTTGTCGGTATCGCCATGACTGTCTTTAGCAGGGCTATTCAAATAAGAAAATTTGGCCTTGCAATCCGACTGATCATGAAAGGCGAACTTAAAAGGGATCATACACAAGAGGAAAGAGGTGAAATTAGTCCGTTTCAAGCATTAACCACCGCGATGGCGGCCACCATTGGAAATGGCAATATAGCCGGCGTCGCAACGGCAATCGCGATTGGTGGTCCCGGGGCAGCTTTTTGGATGGTCGTAATGGCGCCGCTCGGTATGGCGACGAAATTCGCGGAGGTGTTTTTAGCTGTAAAATATCGCATCGAGAGTAAAGATGGTACTCTGCTCGGTGGTCCGATGGTCTATTTGGAAAAGGGCGCCGGGTTACCTGTGCTGGGTTTGATTTTTGCCATATGTGCTAGTTTAGGGGCCATTGGCGGCGGAAACCTTGCGCAAGCTAATTCTGTTGCCCTGGTCATGTTTACCGAATTTGGCATTTCCAAATGGATTACCGGACTCATTTTAACTATGCTTCTCGCCAGTGTTGTGCTGGGAGGTATCAAAAGAATTGGTCAAGTGGCAGAGCGGCTTGTGCCGTCGATGGTTGTGCTTTATGTATTTGGAGTCATTATTATCCTTGTGGCAAATATTGAAAATTTGCCGGATGCGATCAAATTAATATTTTCCAGTGCATTTACTCCGGTGGCGGCAGTGGGTGGTTTTGCGGGTTCAACAATAGCCCGGACCATCGAATATGGTATTCGCCGCGGCGTTATTTCAAGTGAAGCGGGATTGGGATCCGCAGGCATTGCTCATAGCGCCGCTAAGACTTCCAACCCGATGCGTCAAGGAATTATAGCGATGATGGGCGTTTTTATTGATACGATAATCGTTTGCATGGCAACAGCTTCCGTAGTTGTCATTACCGGCGTCTGGAGCAATGGGGAGATGAGCACGGCGATGGTGGCCTCGGCATTCAATGCAAATATTCCCTATGGCGGCATCCTCGTGGCGATCTGCTCGCTTCTTTTTGGGTTCACATCATTGGTAGCCTGGGCCTACTATGGCGAACAAGCTTTGCGCTATGTCATGAAAGGGGCCCACATTGGAACAATTTATCGATTGAGCTGGTGTGTTTTGGCTTTCATCGGCTCCGTTTATGGCGTAAAAATTATCTGGGATATCTCTGATTTTCTCATCGGTTTAATGGTTATTCCGAATGTGGTTGGCCTGGTGTTTTTAGGCCGTCAGATCAGGCTTGGCGTCAAGGAACCACACAATCTATAA
- a CDS encoding pyridoxal-phosphate dependent enzyme produces EIVAGTATIGHEIIKELSDVELVFVPVGNGALIGGIGTVIKKHNRAIKIIGIQSEQAPCMALSFEAGHPINTEKCDTFASGMAVRVAIPAAVDLMLDVVDQMELVTEQELKEAMGLFYRFTGHLLEGAGAAALAGALRMPESIKGKNVCLIASGANVDEGLKQEIIEKFV; encoded by the coding sequence GAAATTGTGGCAGGTACAGCCACGATTGGCCATGAAATCATAAAAGAACTTTCCGATGTTGAGCTGGTTTTTGTACCGGTTGGTAACGGAGCTTTGATTGGCGGAATTGGAACAGTCATCAAAAAACATAATCGCGCGATTAAAATAATCGGTATTCAATCGGAACAGGCGCCCTGCATGGCTTTGTCTTTTGAGGCCGGTCATCCGATTAATACCGAGAAGTGTGATACTTTTGCCAGTGGCATGGCTGTTAGAGTGGCGATCCCGGCGGCGGTCGATTTGATGCTCGATGTGGTGGATCAAATGGAGTTGGTTACTGAGCAGGAATTGAAAGAGGCGATGGGGTTATTTTATCGTTTTACAGGTCATTTACTCGAAGGAGCTGGTGCGGCGGCTTTGGCCGGTGCTTTAAGAATGCCCGAGTCTATTAAGGGGAAAAATGTATGTTTGATTGCATCGGGGGCGAATGTGGATGAGGGGTTAAAGCAGGAGATTATTGAGAAATTTGTGTGA
- a CDS encoding D-aminoacylase gives MVDLIIRGGTVVDGTGKPAFVADVAIDDGKILKVGDTSKVQSKTEWKAAGKYVCPGFIDIHSHSDFSLLVNRFAESGVRQGITTVVTGNCGHGPAPAPDKALAKQVTIGFSENWDVDFAWTNFAEYLDALSSPGVSINVAPLVPHGTVRLAVMGYEPRPANRNELSVMKSLVEEAMSAGAVGFSTGLEYAPGYNADENELVALSEIAAKHNRIYASHIRNRGDTFEEAVDEALNIARRAGLPAQLSHLAPRPYADPAAFDKILNKIYNAIEKEQLQVGIDTFPDIWGPGPVVTLLPPWVYEGPHNEILKRLKSHKVVEQCREYIENPTNYLLRLGGFEKFYLTCSKAHPELVGKNFKEISDILKVDYTDTIFRIVLDDEEDYYNVMLRHIYATPEDLDKLLQQPICSIESDGVIAAPYGHLESFVMNRASYGYTIRFIQEYVLDRKLFSIEEAIRKMTSLPADSAKLDNRGKLQEGMAADIVVLDLEAAADRTTDDVPNLYPSGVELVVVNGTIVLKDETHTQALAGQRLPN, from the coding sequence ATGGTTGATCTTATAATCCGTGGCGGTACGGTTGTCGATGGTACCGGTAAACCGGCTTTTGTTGCCGATGTTGCTATTGACGATGGTAAGATCCTAAAAGTTGGCGATACTTCAAAAGTTCAAAGCAAAACCGAATGGAAAGCGGCAGGGAAATACGTTTGTCCCGGCTTTATTGACATTCACAGCCATTCGGATTTTTCGCTTCTGGTTAACCGATTTGCTGAGAGCGGCGTACGACAGGGGATCACCACTGTCGTTACGGGCAACTGTGGTCACGGCCCTGCACCCGCTCCCGACAAAGCGCTCGCCAAGCAAGTAACGATCGGATTTAGTGAAAACTGGGATGTTGATTTTGCCTGGACGAATTTTGCAGAATATCTGGATGCTCTTTCCTCGCCTGGCGTCTCGATCAACGTTGCACCGCTTGTGCCACATGGGACGGTCAGACTCGCTGTGATGGGATATGAGCCTCGTCCCGCTAACCGGAATGAATTGAGCGTAATGAAATCGCTGGTTGAGGAAGCCATGTCCGCCGGGGCGGTTGGTTTTTCAACCGGACTTGAATATGCCCCGGGGTATAATGCCGATGAAAACGAACTCGTGGCCTTGAGTGAAATTGCAGCGAAACACAATCGAATTTATGCCAGTCACATCCGCAATCGCGGCGACACTTTTGAAGAAGCTGTCGATGAAGCCCTGAACATAGCAAGAAGGGCCGGGTTGCCGGCTCAACTGTCTCATCTTGCTCCCCGACCTTATGCCGACCCAGCAGCTTTTGATAAAATTCTGAATAAAATTTATAACGCCATTGAAAAAGAACAATTGCAAGTTGGGATTGATACCTTTCCCGATATTTGGGGACCGGGTCCCGTCGTGACTTTGCTTCCGCCCTGGGTTTATGAAGGACCTCATAATGAAATTTTAAAAAGATTAAAGTCCCATAAAGTTGTAGAACAATGTCGTGAATACATTGAAAATCCAACGAATTATTTGCTCCGTTTGGGCGGTTTTGAAAAATTCTATTTAACATGCTCAAAAGCTCATCCTGAGTTGGTCGGCAAGAATTTTAAGGAAATATCAGACATTTTAAAAGTGGACTACACCGATACGATTTTTCGAATAGTTCTGGACGACGAAGAGGATTATTACAATGTCATGCTGCGCCATATCTACGCAACTCCCGAGGATCTCGACAAGCTTTTGCAACAGCCCATTTGCAGTATTGAGAGCGATGGTGTGATCGCAGCACCTTATGGACACCTTGAAAGTTTCGTTATGAACCGCGCAAGCTACGGATATACGATTCGATTTATTCAGGAGTACGTTCTCGATCGTAAACTTTTTAGCATCGAAGAGGCAATTCGAAAAATGACTTCCCTACCGGCAGATTCTGCCAAACTTGATAATCGCGGCAAACTACAAGAGGGTATGGCGGCAGATATTGTCGTCCTCGATCTTGAGGCAGCAGCAGATCGAACGACCGATGATGTGCCAAATCTCTACCCATCCGGAGTTGAACTTGTTGTGGTTAACGGTACAATTGTTTTGAAAGACGAAACTCACACGCAAGCCCTTGCCGGTCAAAGGCTTCCTAACTAA